In Fusobacterium sp. SYSU M8D902, one DNA window encodes the following:
- a CDS encoding thiamine diphosphokinase → MRRAYVFFNGELLGSKEFYLTLLEGEEGDIYCADGGANLLEKLGVFPREIWGDLDSVSEEILQKYEEVGVGIKRFPKEKDFTDGELVLQYVTEKEYDKIVIIGGLGGRKDHELTNLNLIFKFKNLSFITEQEEIFEIEKDKVILFQKGKTISFVPFSEKVEGLTLKGVKYPLDKYTLHRGDSICMSNIIEEDRCEISFEKGKLLGILVK, encoded by the coding sequence ATGAGAAGAGCATACGTATTTTTTAATGGAGAGCTTTTGGGAAGTAAAGAGTTTTATTTAACACTTTTAGAAGGAGAAGAGGGAGATATTTATTGTGCCGATGGAGGAGCTAACCTTCTAGAGAAGTTAGGTGTTTTTCCCAGAGAAATTTGGGGGGATTTGGACTCTGTATCAGAAGAGATACTGCAAAAATATGAAGAGGTAGGAGTTGGAATAAAAAGATTTCCAAAGGAAAAAGATTTTACTGATGGAGAACTTGTGTTACAATATGTAACAGAGAAAGAGTATGATAAAATAGTTATTATAGGTGGATTGGGTGGCCGAAAAGACCATGAGCTAACAAATTTAAACTTGATATTTAAATTTAAAAATTTGAGTTTTATAACAGAGCAAGAGGAGATTTTTGAGATAGAAAAGGATAAGGTTATTCTATTTCAAAAGGGAAAAACTATATCTTTTGTTCCTTTCTCTGAAAAGGTGGAGGGCTTGACACTAAAAGGAGTTAAATATCCACTAGACAAGTATACTCTTCATAGAGGGGATAGCATATGTATGAGTAATATCATAGAGGAAGATAGATGTGAGATCTCATTTGAAAAGGGAAAGTTATTAGGTATATTAGTTAAATAG